A window of Lonchura striata isolate bLonStr1 chromosome 2, bLonStr1.mat, whole genome shotgun sequence genomic DNA:
AGcaaggaagaaccacagattgttttcacaataaaaaaataacaaaagaaacaaaagaattaTTATAGCCTGTGCCTCTTGTGGCCCTGAGGactaaaaagaagaagaaaaaaattggttaTCTTGACTGCCCTCACTTGTGGTTTCCACTGACACACACCCACAGAAGGCCCAGGAACTGATATGTTTAGTATGGACTgcagtgaagaaaattaactccatccTTGATGGTGCCTAATGGTTGTAATGCCTGGTCCTGGTAgatgttttctgcttttgatGGAGGCTTTGTCTCCCATGACAACTACATTTTCCAGGTGAATTTTGGAGAGAGTTTAGCCATATATTGTTGTCATTGAGCAATCCCTGAgtagctggaaaagaaaatctcagaGCTGCAAGTTCCTAGAGCTGCTCTGAACACTCTCCTTGGTACAACCTATAGAAAATCATTGCTTTCTCTCAAGTGAAGCCTACCTGGTTATGTGGTCCCTCTCATATTTAAAGCTCTGCAGGTTGTGTAATGACTGACTCAGGCTCTCAAGCAGGACATGGACACCAATCCCCAAAGGGTTTGGGGTACTTATTGTTCTGTTTCATGCTTTGACAAAGTGTGTACATTGAAACAAAGACACAGAACTGAAGCAAAATCACAAAGATAAATATACAGAACTTCTGTGACTCAAAGTAGTGTGAGAAGACTGTAGGACTGCTTAGAGTAGGAAAACATTCCAAAATACAGATATGTTCACTTGCAgctttttctttccacactgaCTCCTCATGAAGTGTCTTTAATGAGCTGGGAAATTATTTGATTTCTACAACCTCACCAGTTAATGTGAAAGAATTATATTACAAGGATATCAGGATGTTTTGCTACTGAAGTAAACACGCAGATAAATCCTTTCCCCTAGCCAATTATTTTTCACTCTGCCTGgatcagagccctgcctgcacaTCCTTGTGGCTGGCTGCCATTCCACTTCACTGTTCAGAGTCAGCCTTGTAAAACTCACCCAGTAGTGGCAGGGTGCCACCAGTTATCTTAATCTCTTGTGTTTCGGTTTCCACATACGGGAAGCTGAGCAAGTCTCGGTAAAGCACGGTGATGCTGTGCAGACTGCAGAGGAAATGAAAGCAAAGGTATTGGGAGAGATAAAAGAGTCATGGGTGAGTGTGATTATCAGAGTTGCAAAGTAATATGCGAACAAGGAGGAGTATTTGTGTATCTACAAGCTTGTTTTTATATGCGTTATTGCATTATTGTGCATACACATACCCATAAATATCTTCATGAGTGTGACTGCATATGTAGACGTTCATACTTAAACACATTTTGGCCTTTTTTAAATATGGAGGTCACAGAATAAATCTCAAAAGGCtctgtgtggtttttctttccagaaaaaaatatacataccTACTGAGAAAACTCCATTAAATCCAAGTAAACACACAGTGGATTTTCCTTTTACTGTCACATGTGTCAGCAGCAGAACACTTGAACTAACACAGGATTTACCATTCAAATTAAGTCCAGGAGGCAGCCTGTTAGTGGAGGCTGAGACTTAAGCCTCTGTAGCATAAAACCCAGGCTTTTGTCACATCTAAATTTAAcctttctctctgcttccaGACTATGGTTCTCACCTCTTTCCAATAGATTATCCAGCCAGAGAATAAAAAGCTCAGTACCTATAAAATCTTCAGAGATCTGCAGACTAGGATCTTAGCTGATTCAAACCTTGTCCCTTTTTATCTTCTTTGATGTCTGGTTTAACTTTTCTTCTGtgctcctctttctcctttaaCCTGGCCATCTTCCCTAATTTCATCCACATATTTCCATTTCTAGAACTCTGTCTCAGTCCCCATTTGTTACCAGATGCATTCCTTGGGTTGGGAGTGTCAGATAAGCTAAAAGATGCTTGAGAAAAGGGAGTGGTACATCAGCAGACAACACCTCTGAAATAGTCATGCTGCAGACCTGTTTTGCTGCAGTCTCTTTCCTGGGAGACATCTGAAGGGACCTAGCTCCCTGATGCTCTGTCCACCTCTCTGTCACTCAGTGTGCATCCTGAAGGCCCTTTGTAAAATGTTCTGAAGAAATTGTGGTGCttttagattattttccctGGTGAATCTTGTCATATGTACACAGCATGAATCTACAACCACCAAAGGGAATATTCTCATGAAGGTCTAAGGAACCTGGTGCTTAAAGGAGACATGAGTAAGTGTCTCTCCACCATTCTATGTACCCTTTGCTATGTATGTCCCTCCAAAATGCATTCAGGTTCATGAGGCATACATATGAGTGCGGTggttattaagaaaaaaaaaatccttttgctgGAGTGGTTGAGATATATTCAGATGTTACCAACAGCTCAACATCACAAACCACTTTCACATTTATTTCTTACATGACCATAAGCAGCATCTGTAAGGGGACATAATTAACTGCATGAGAAGTAGAATAAAAAATTTTACCACAGTTGTATGAGTAATACAATACTCCACCTATATAGATAACCCTTGCTACAGGCATGTAACAATTTAAAGGGATACTGGATTACTACTGGTTGCTCATAAAAACTGAAGAACAAGTTTCCCACCTAGTTGTATGATCTTTCTGAAGGTCATCATCCTCCTCTTGACTCACTGAAGCCTGGTCCCCACAAACAGAATGTGCAAGTTCTTCTAGAAGTATGAAAATTCACTTGACTTCCTGATTTTATTAGGGTTAAAGCAACTACTGAATTTGGAAGGTATTTGTCTTCTCACATTAGGCTAACAGAGCaatatttgagatttttttttttttttcattttggcttTCCACCATCTCATACAGCACATTCGGCTTCCTGGAGACACCTGAAAATGTTGCATTGCTGATTCCTTGATTCATTGCTtggacatttttctttctccacttTCTGTGGCACGTTGCTGGTTTTCTGTCAGGAACTACTGCTGCTAGTGAAGACATTCCTTGCAGATCAGACTAATAATCTCTAAGCCTAATTCACACCTGcttatttataaatatgtacTGTAAGGATAGGGCAGTAAAGGGAGTGCTACAGCaccaaagcattcctcctctcACTGAGAATCACGCCCACGAACTCAAAACCATATTAGCCaatcatgtttttatttcaacaaTATCTTGAGTGTTTGAGTTGCTCCCCTTCACTCTTCTATGGTAGGAAATAATGCAACCACCAGGGAACAATTCTGTGTTGAGAAGTGAGTAGTGACCTTGCAGCAGAAGAGGCCCCGAGGGCAGACTCTGTGTTGGCACTGCCTGATGACCTGCCACAGCCAGTCTTCTCCTTGACAGAGAATCCTGCCTGAATCCCTACTCCCTCTGAACTTCACCATTCATATAcacttctgggttttttcctgccCTGGCAGAAAACGGAATACTTTTTGACAATAGAATATTTGAAAGCTTTCTGCAGAGAATACAAATAAATCACTCCCTTAGCTTTAAAATCCCACATCCGGCTTGGCACCAAGGAAGTCAGTTTCTACATCATGCATCAGGCCAAAAAGAATTGTgtcacaaaaccagaaaaaacagTGACAGAGACTGATTCTACCTAAGCCATGTGAAGAATTCTTTTGTAACCCCTTTCCTCTGCAAGCCAGTTTTGGGTGTGTCAGAGAAAAGCTTCTCACTAGAAACCAGCATTGTTTCAGTAATTTTTCAGATTAAATGGGAAATATTCTTTTGCTGCATCTTGTGAGAATTACAGAACTGATCACAGTAAAGTAATGCCCAGTTCATAATGCTGAGCAAATTTCTCAGGGCCCTGGAAAATGCCTGTTCTATTTGCATTAGTGAACTGATATCATGACCATTAGCTTCTGCAGATACTCCACAGATGGCTCAGATCTTGCTCTCCTGTCCACATGAGTACAGAGATCTTCTCAGTTGtgatatttcaaaaatatctggATGTTCCCTCACAACAGGGTGTCCACTGCCAAACTCTCCTGGAGGGTGGGAAGTTTGCTTAGAGTCAACCTGAGGGTGGCTGCCCAGTCAGTGACCACAGCTCAGTGGCCACACACATTGAGTGTCTTCCTTGATTACGGGAGGACTCAGGTGCAAGGGGGGTGTGAGTGGTCCTTGGAACTCCACAGGAGAAGTCCCATGAAGGGAAATGGCAGTAACCACCATCACCTGCTGGAGTTCCACAGACTCACAGGTTTTGCACatgatgttttctgtttaccTCTTTCCACTGGGCTCCGTTCAACTTCCTCGTGGCATCTGGGTGTCAGAAAAGTGACATGCCATGCCTCAGCTATGTGGCTTGGTGCCATTTGTGTGGGTGCTTTTCTCTCTTGTCGCATTGGGGTGACTAGAGAagatttgcttttctgttctgGAGCCagagtttaaaaagaaatgtaatttttgtctGCACTGCAAGAAGTGGCTCACCTGTCAATCCCATCTTCTGGAAGGTAACCTTGTGCTCAAGGCCAGATCCATTTCTGAGCGGGATCACCCCCTTTTGCagttctttgctgtcaggggcTTGCTTTCAGCTTCAGCCAGCGGGATAGTGCAAGTAACTGTGAAGAAAGTCACCATAAGGAAATACTCAGCGAATCAGCAGCATTAATAAGGCCCAAAGATCATTATTATGATTCAGGAACAGAAACTGAAACTAAGGTAAGACTTATAAAGGCACACCAGTCTCCCAGGAATCAACAAACAAGTCCAGAAATACCCATGGCTGCTGTCAGTGTCAGAGGTAAGTACATTTATGTGAAAGGCAGGCCTATTTCTCCATAATCAAGATATTTACTATAGTTGTATCTAAAGGACTGGAGTGTAGACACAAATGTGTTTTGTTGGCATGAGAATACAGAGGAGTCAGATGTGGATTTGTGTTTTATGTCTTTGAATACATTACTGTATCTTGAGTTTTGGGTCCAGcttcaaaatattaatataattttgttAACCTTGGTATGGCAGGAAGAATTCAAAATCCAAAAGAACTTTTATTGAGAAAAGGTATATCAAAGGCATTTGAAAATGGAGCAATTTAGTTAGCTTATGTAttcatctattttattttcattgtggTAAATAACTACAATATTCCTAAAGAATCAGAGCAATAAGTCCGTGCAAGCAGTTGATCTTGTCTCTGTTGATGtggaaagctattttttttcatattaaaacataattttactCTGTATAATTCAGAATTTCTCATCTGCAAGACCTAAGCTGAAGAAAAAGGCCTTTAGTATCTTAattctaaataaattttaagagaaatctttattatattatgtataattcataaaacaaaaaagaaaaatgaaaataattattttaattttatatacactttaaaaaaattaccaaataaAATGATGGTTCCTAGATCCTTAAGTTTCCTATTGGTGGATTTTTACCACcacttatttatttaaataaataggtAGCCTTGATCACTTCAATTGTTTTCCTCTAGACCCTCAGCCGGGAAGGGATGAATAAGTCATGGGGTCGAAGTTGCTTGCCACCCTGGAAGATAAAATGTGTATAATCAGGCAGGTCTGTTTTGCCACCCTGTAAAGGAGGGTATCTGTTACCCTCTTTTCTATaccagcatttttttcctgatttttttttttttttttagtgttttagaAAGTTACATATTAAGTAAAGATGGAAAGTTGGTTGTGGAAATGGCTTTGTCTAGATTGCCGAGATTATGAGTATCAATGAGAAAATGGCTCAAGCTTTGCCTGTCTCATAGAAATGGTTTGGAAGTTTTAAAGGGATAAGACATTTGATTCTGCTCTTTGATTAGTCAGGGAAAAGCAGATGCAGCACTGCTGAAATCAGGGAATTTAAACTTGAGTGTTCACACAATCAATGATAATGTGCTAAACTGAGCAAGGATTCgtgtacaaaatattttaaacaaccATCAAGTTCAACCTCCAGGTAGGAATCCACATGTCCAGCATCCCAGAGTGCCTATCCTGCTGTGCAGTGATTACTTATTGACCTCTTTTAGAGAAAAGAGATTTGTAAGGGAGTGTATAGAACTGAAAGGGGTCTGGACAGAAAGGGGAGaggaaattttgttttctgaccTGCTATCGTCAGTGATTCACGAATCTTTTCTACACAGGTCCCTCACCCAGAGAGAACACCCAAGGGTAAGAGATGTAGCTCTGTCACTCACTGCTGCCTGAGCTACTTGGCAATTTCCAGAGACAGCCTTGTGCCTTGTTTTATTCTTACTATCCCTTTCCTCAATCTTCCTTTTCCAGTTGCCTTACTGCTTTGACTGGTGCTGATCTCTGAGTGGCGATGCGATGAGGTTGCTTACTCACCCAACAGTTCTCAAGGAGGTGCTGGGGGTGTTCTGAAGTTTTCATCAAATTCCAATTTTAGATCGCTAAATCACAGCATTCTTCAAGCTGCTCATTTCTGATGGGAAAAGCTGGGAGTGGGAGTCCAACATCATTGATGTGCTGGGATCACAGAAGTGCTGGGATCACAGTACTGCTGGTACTCTTCTTCAGGTGGAAGATACAGCCAAGAGACTTCCAAAGGAATTATTGGCCCAGACAAAATGGACGGGTGGTGTACCTGCTGTATGAAATCAGGTGGAGAAGAGGTTCCATCTGGAGGAACTGGTGCTTGAACAACCACGAACAACATGCTGAAGTCAACTTCCTGGAAAATCATTTCAATGACAGGCCACAAACTCCTTGCTCCATCACCTGGTTCCTTTCAACTAGTCCCTGTGGAAAGTGCTCCAGAAGGATTCTGGATTTCCTGAGGTCGCACCCTAATGTGACCTTGGTAATATATGCAGCCAAGCTGTTTAGGCACCATGATATCCGCAACCGACAAGGCCTCCGCAACCTGAAAATGAATGGAGTCACCATCCGTATCATGAATCTTGAAGGTAACCCAGCTGCTCTTTGCCTAAGTGTGGATTGAAAGTTCTATGTGCACTCTTAGTTTGTAACACAGGAGATGACTGGCTTTCGGGAGGACTAGCGAGTGCAAAAATGTCACTCTCTTCTGCCTTATTTCTTCCCCAATCCTGTACAGCAGCAGGACCAGCATGGTCATTTCCTCTTGCCAAATCTGAACATGGAGGGTTGGACGTTTCTCTAGCTATCTGCACCTCCGTTATATGCAGTGTAAAATCCTGGGCAAGACAGAACCTGTCCCTCCTAGAATACACATGTAGATCAGCTTGCCAGCTGCATCAAGTAACTGGTTTCCCTTGCTagctggagaaaagaaggaaacttGTCTAAAGGACACTTTCAGATGATGCATCACAGAAGATGTGTCTTGCACGTGTCTTgcctttttgtgtgtgtatctTGCTTGCCTGGTGATGCTTGGCTGTAAAAACAGACAAGCAGCTCACAAAAAGGAATGTGAGGAATGTATATTTGAAGAGATGAACCTCAAGCACCTGTGTGGATACTTACCACTGGAGTGTGGAATTATGAAACCCACCAGATCAAATGTAATCTTAAAGGACATTGCTTGTATTGGGGGCACTACCTCTGGGATTATAGTACCAGAGCACTGACAGAAGCTCTGGCCATACTGTCAACACTAAAGTCAATATGAAACTGTTAAATGTTAGAGTGCTCACTCCAAGTTTTCCCTGATCATTGGGATAAGTCAGACAGATTAATGATTGAAGCAACTTGTCTTACCAAAGCTGTGTTTTCAAGCACAAGGCTGCCAAAAGGAAAACCTGACCAACTCTGACTGCATGTCCCACTTCCCTTTTCACTCCTGGCACTTGCTGACTCCTTCTCTCTTGGCTTTAAGCCAGAGCATGCTATTTGTGATAAAGGTTGCCCAAGCCACCACAATGATCAATTTCTCTCTCTGTCAATTCATTTTTAGACATATTGATACTCTGTAGAGTTTTGGTTCCCCTTTCCACTAACTTATTTGTGTAGATATTTGTGTACCCCTTGTATGAGTATTTTCATACTTTACTTTATTCTTACTGAGAAACAAATGACTCACTGACATGTTAATGAAGAAAGAATTGGGCATCCTTTCATCAAGAGTGATTGGGTGTCTCTCTTCTTAGATTACAGGTACTGCTGGAGAAATTTTGTTGCATACCAAGCTGGAGAAGATGATTATTGTCCCCAGAACGTCACTGTATACTTCCTTCTTAATTGCACAGAACTCTTTCGTATATTTTTGGTAAGTAGACACCTGAAGAAAACACCTAGagcaaaaataaatgcaaaaaatccaaggaaaagGAGATTTGAATGATCCCAGAAATAGTGTTAGCAGAAATGATGGTAGGAAAAATAAGCATGGTCTTGAAGCTGCATAAGCAGAGAGCCAAGCAGGCAAGAGATTGCCAGAGAACTATGCTGCTACATTGTGCCTCTGTGGCCAGGAGCAGAGAAGAGATTTAGCAGTACTCTCAGATTTTAACTAAGGAAATTATTTCAACCCTTTGCATGAATCAGCTACCAGTTCATTAGCTCGAAGCTTATGGGATCTATTTGACCCCAAAAGCTCCTTCAGCTCTGTAATTATGATTCAAATATTCTCTTTTTGCctcaaggcagagccatggaTTTCAGTTAAGTTCTGAGCAAGTTCAAAAGCCCAGATGGGTGGATTTACCTTCAGGATCAGAGTTTACATGTTAGAGTATAATATGACCAAGATctgctttccatttttcttgCAATCCATACAACTGCAGAAGTTATTTGTACAGCCTGATATCCTACTCAGAAAGAGAAAGTGTTCTACTGAACAGGAGAGAAGACCAGGACTGGAGTAAACTGTGGGGCTCAGCCACCCTTTGTGGGGCAAGCCAGTTCTTGCTTGAACTGATCCCTCTGTGCAGAATGGATGGCAGGAGGTGGAGGAAGGGATGAACAAAACCGCTAGCAGGAACTTAGAGTGACAGACACAAAGTGGTACAGACAGGAATTTAGAGCCACAGACACAAACATAACCTGTTTGAATGATGCTGTGATTGCCTTGATTTATTTCTGGCTGAGGAAAAGGTACACATTACACTTCATTTCAGCTCCATCCACTCCAAACATTACATAGGACTTTCAGTACCTCAACACCTGACCTTTCCATTTCTTGTCTGAGTAAGACATTCAGATGACAGGATATACACAGTCAGTAGTAATGTCCAGTCAATCAGCTGATCTAACAAAGCACTTCATGCAATGCAATGGTTCAGGAGACATTTTCCCCTTGGCTTTCAGCCTTTCTGAGTCTCCTAATGCCCGAGATGATTAAATAATTCAGCAGCTTACGCACGATCAGGTGCATGGTGTGATGCCTgccaggagctgagcag
This region includes:
- the LOC110472351 gene encoding DNA dC->dU-editing enzyme APOBEC-3F; the protein is MYRRKMRGMYISKRALRKHFDPRNYPRETYLLCELQWRGSHKSWQHWLRNDDSKDCHAEKYFLEEIFEPRSYNICDMTWYLSWSPCGECCDIIQDFLEEQPNVNINIRIARLYYADRASNRRGLMELANSPGVSIEIMDADDYNDCWETFIQPGVYYRFSPENFESAIRRNCSQLEDILQEGRQNKFQSSKPQGYKAYILSWFFLGTKVENKVFETHFHKQIQLTDQLITMFSAFDGGFVSHDNYIFQGLAFSFSQRDSASNCEESHHKEILSESAALIRPKDHYYDSGTETETKRKEICPSPRENTQGWKIQPRDFQRNYWPRQNGRVVYLLYEIRWRRGSIWRNWCLNNHEQHAEVNFLENHFNDRPQTPCSITWFLSTSPCGKCSRRILDFLRSHPNVTLVIYAAKLFRHHDIRNRQGLRNLKMNGVTIRIMNLEDYRYCWRNFVAYQAGEDDYCPQNVTVYFLLNCTELFRIFLGLPPLLAN